The Stutzerimonas stutzeri DNA window CTGCAGCGCCAACCGGCGCTGTGCTGGAAATACCTCGCCGAGATCGGCCGCGCCTGCCTGCGCGCCGAGCCCAACGCCGGCCATTTCGCCATTGCCGAGTGGCAGCGGCAGAGGCCCGGCACCTGGCTGCTCACGCAGAATATCGACGGCTTCCATCGCCGGGCCGGCAGTCCGCCCGAGCGCCTGATCGAGATTCACGGCGAGCTGGCACCGCTGTCCTGCATGGCCTGCGGCGAGGTTGACAGGCGCCCGTTGGCCTCGCTGCTGGACGAGCCATTGCCGCCACGCTGCGAGGTTTGCGCCGGCGTGTTGCGGCCGGCCGTGGTGCTGTTCGAGGAGATGCTTCCGGAGCGCGCCCTGGCCCGCTTGCAGGAACAATCGCGCATTGGTTTCGATGCCGTGCTGGTGGTCGGCACCACCGCCAGCTTCGGCTATATCCTCGAACCGATATGGCGTGCCCGGCAGAGCGGGGGCCTGGTCGTGGAGGTGAACCTGCAACCCACCGACATCAATCCGCTGGCAAACCTCAGCCTGCAGGGAAGGGCCGCAGACGTTTTGTCGCACTTATTACGTCACATTTCA harbors:
- a CDS encoding NAD-dependent protein deacylase, with translation MDIDKAARALAAAERLLIITGAGLSADSGLPTYRGLGGLYNGATDDGVPIEVALSGPTLQRQPALCWKYLAEIGRACLRAEPNAGHFAIAEWQRQRPGTWLLTQNIDGFHRRAGSPPERLIEIHGELAPLSCMACGEVDRRPLASLLDEPLPPRCEVCAGVLRPAVVLFEEMLPERALARLQEQSRIGFDAVLVVGTTASFGYILEPIWRARQSGGLVVEVNLQPTDINPLANLSLQGRAADVLSHLLRHISSD